The DNA window CCTATTTGGACCGTTATAGTGTTAACCGGAATGTGTTCTATGGCATCACCGAGTTTAATCTGTCAGAAGACACCACGTTAACCACGAGCATAACCTACCAAAAGAATGATGCGGATAGTCCTCTTTGGGGTGCCTTACCTCTTTTCGATTCAGAAGGTAACGCAACCAATTTAGACGTTTCAACATCCACTGCATCCAATTGGGCATTTTGGAACAACACATCCAAACAAGCCTTTGTAGAACTTGAACACTACCTTGGCGGTGATTGGACCCTTTTCGCGCGTTATGCACATGCGCAAACAGAGCAAGATTCAGAACTGTTCTATGTCTATGGCACACCTGATGCCAAAACGGGTTTGGGATTAACCGGTTATGCAAGTGACTATCAACTAGAAGACAAGCAAAACCTTTTTGATGTATACGCACAAGGCAGCTTCGATCTCTTTGGTCAGAACCACTTGATTGCAGCTGGCGCAAGCCAAGCCAAAATGGCCTACAACGAACAGTCTTTGTACGACTTTACAACAGGCAATGGTTTCCCTGCGATGCCAAACCTCAGCACGTGGGATGGTTATGCGCCGCGCCCCACACTTGTCGATGGTATAACTGGTTCACAAATTGATAGCCGTCAGCGCTCAGAGTATGTGTCTGTTCGCTTTTCCATTCGGGACGATTTGAAACTCCTTACTGGACTTCGCCATACGGATTGGGAAACAGTCGGAGCGGCGTATCAAGTCAACAAAGGACGTGAAGACAGTGACACCACTCACTATTTAGGGGCGATATATACTATTAATGAAGATTTAAACGTGTATGGCTCGTACACTGAAACCTTTGCTCCGCAATTTGAACAAGGCCTTGATGGCAATGCTCTTTCACCGATTGAAGGCGACACACGTGAAATAGGCTTAAAAACCGAGTTTTTCAACGATAACTTGATGTTGAACATCGCCCTTTTTGACGCTGAACAACTGAATATTGCCGTAGCCGACGTCGAAAATTCAACACCCGACAATTCCGTTTACAAGGCAGCACCTGGTATTCAATCGAGAGGTTATGAAATTGAGCTCAGTGGTGATTTAGGGTTTGGCGTAAGTGCAAACCTCGGTTACACCTACACGAATATTGACGTTGCCGATTCCATTGATGCCGGCAACACAGAAGCTGAACTTGTTAAAAACTATACGCCCAAACAAGTATTTAAGCTTGCGGCTAAATACGATGTAGCGGCGTTAGAAGGGTTAACCTTTGGTATGAACATGCGTTGGCAAGATGACATCAGTCGCGTGCAAGTTCAATCACCCCGGGTTGTGACCGAGCAAAAGGCGTATGCCTTAGTCAATTTCATGGCGAGCTATCAAATTTCGCCAACGGTTGACCTTACGTTTAACGCGAACAATGTATTTGACAAAAAATACATTAACTCACTTTATTGGGCGCAAGGTTTCTATGGTGCACCACGTAATTATTCATTAACGCTTAATTGGGCACTGTAATCGTGCCTTAGTTGCACCGTATTTTGCGTGTTATGCCAATCACCGAACTCGGTGGTTGGCTTTTTAAGGACGTCACCGAATGAAAAAAACACTGCACCTTTGGCACCGGTATTTGGGTCTTCTTGTTGCCATTCCTCTTTTAGTCATTTCCCTGACTGGCAGCGTACTTGTGTTCAAAGAAGAAATAGATCACTGGCTAATGCCCGAGTTGGCGAAAGTCGACGCACAAGTGGGTGCCCGCCTTCCCTACGACCAATTACGTACTTTGCTTACGAATCGGTTTCGACATTATGAAATTGGCAGCTGGGAAATCTTTGACGATGGACACACGGCTGACCGCATCTATCTGATAAAACACGGGACACTTGATTGGTATAAGGTCTATCTCGATCAATATCAGGGCACTGTCCGCTCAGAGCCCGTCCCCGTTAATTTCTATCTAACCGACTGGTTGCTAGACCTTCACTATAAATTTCTGATTGGTGAAACTGGACTTTGGATAACCGGAGTAGTCTCAATCATCTTATTGTTTATGGGCATTTCCGGACTCGTGATATATCGACAGTTTTGGAAAAAGTTCTTTAGTTTGCGGCTGAACGTAAAACGCACCGCATTTTTTAGCGATCTTCACAAGCTCACGGGCATTTGGTCAGCTCCTATCCTTTTTGTCCTCGGCTTTACCGGTGCGTATTGGAACATTTCGGAGATAATTCATCATCAATTTGAGCATCATGATGAAGAGAAGGTGGTAACTGGGCCGCTATACAATCAAGCACTTTCACTCGATGCAATGGCAAAAAATGCGCAAACGCAAATGGGGGGATTTAGAGCAACGTATTTACTTTTCCCATTTGAAGAAGGTCGTCAAATTACTTTCTTTGGTGAAGTCGGCAACATTGGCGTGCTTTCAAGTGAATATTCATCGACCGTCACGTTCAACAAGGACACCGGAGCACTTGAACCGAACTTTGATATTCGCGAAGCACCTGTCTTTTTCACGGTGGTTGATAGCTTTCGGAAACTGCATTTTGGTTACTTTGCAGGGTTTCCCAGTAAAATGATTTGGTGCTTAATTGGATTAACACCTCTCATCTTTACGATTACTGGGTGTTACTTATGGCTGAGACGCAGAAAGCCACAACAAAGTCGCAAGCAAGTGCCTTTATCAGCACAAATGTAAACATCATTTTAGCGGCTCGTCCAAGGGCCGCATTCCATGATATTCCCGCACAAACCTCATACTACAATGATTATGTTACAAAAAGAGACACAAGAAGCTTAAAAAACTTTTCGCCCTCCTCAAGATATGATATTTTTGTTAACGCTATTTATACACTGTAAATACAGGGATTTAATTTACTTAATTTAATATTTCAAACTTTATAACATCCATTGTTTTAGGTAAGGTAACAATGTAATGCGAAAGTTTGGCGTTTTAGCATTGAGGGAGCCATGCAATCACCCGAAGAGTATGAGGTCACACTTAGGATCCATACCATTATTAAAGAGCTGAAAGCCAGACGAGGCTATACCAAAAAGAAAATCAGTGAGCTGCTGGGGATTGGCTTAACCACGTTAGATGACCACCTCAATGGCACTAGTTCTTTTCGCTTAGGTACACTCATTAAATTTGCTCAGATTAGTCGCACACGTTTAGGCGACATTCTTGAAGGCACAAAAGAATTTGATCAGGAATTAAAAAAGGACACCCAACATGAAGAAGCAATCGAACCTATCAAAAGCCAAAACTCTTAATAATCTCTTATCATCACAAGTATGTGGTGGTTCTGGCGGACACAAAGGTACAGATCCAGCGCAAGTAAATGCCCCCGTAATGGCTGAAATCCCAACGCCTCCGAAAGTAATAGATAAGTTAGGTCTTTAGGCTTGGGAAGGATATATGAATTCACTGAAAAATTTGATTTTACTGGCTATTATATTTGGAGCAATAGGCGCTACCTATCTTTACTCAGACTTGATTTTACTACCTTTTTTTATTTTACTTCTACTTCTGATGGCTACATTCAACAAAGACGAATTTAACTTTACGTATTTAATAAAAGTAATTATTGCGTTCACTATAGTTGAATCACTCCTTGGCCTGACTATATTCAAGTTAATAACACACAAACCCGGCTTCATCCAGAACTCTATAATTTTCACCTCTCATTTGATAATTGACATACTAATCGCATATTTCATTTCAAATAGAAAAAGCATCTGCCTAAAATACATAAAAAACATTTCTATAGAAACTAAAAAGGAAATTTTTGAAAAATCTCTTCTTGATGCACCTCTATTAGGTGTCTATCTTCTATTTTGCATAGTAGATACTTTAGCACTTTTAGAAAATCTTTTGAGGCATTTAGACAAAATTGGCTTTCCGGCTGAGGCGGCTAGTAAATTCAGTGATTTTCAATTTTTATATAATAATTATGAATATATAAAATACGCTTTACTATCATTAGTTTTACTTTTATTTATTTCTCTTTTCATTAGAAAAGCAACCTCAGGATCTCAACTTCTACATCGGAGGTAGATTACAGAAAAAAACTGAAATGCAAACCTGTGAAGAGCTAGAAGTCACACAGCGCGTTCGTGAGATAATCGATGAGCTTAAAGCAAGACGCGGTTACACCAAAAAGCGCGTGTGCGATTTATTGGGCATTGGTCAATCCACCTTAGATGATTATCTTAATGGTAAATCGTCTTTTAAACTCGATACGTTGATCAAGCTCTCTCAAATTAGTCGCTTAAGTCTTTCTGATATCGTTGAAGGGACTAAAAATTATGACCGTCAATTGCACGAAACCAGCGATTTAAAAATCAAGCAACTTATCCGTAAAGGTATCGAGCTGAGCTTTATTGTTCTACTCGGTTCTATGATTGGGGCTAATTTCCTATTGCTAGTCATTCCTCTACTAGTCGTGTTTACCTTTTTATCAAGGAAGGAACCTCACGGCCAACTTTTCTCTGCGTTTATACTTATTCTTTCGGTTTTTGAATTAGGGTTAACCATCCCTTTTGAACGATATATATATGGCCAGTATTCTTCTTTCATACAAAACAGCACGATATTCTCAATCCATTTACTAATGGATATCATTACGTTCGTTTGCATTCGTAATTACCAAACCATCTCTCTATTCATTTTGTATAGAAAGCCTTTAAAGGAACGACTTGTGTACTTCAATACAAGCAGCATACTCAGCCCACTCCTTTTTACTTATCTTATTTTTTGTCTTACCGACGCTATCGCATTAGCAGAAAATTTGATCCGACATTTAGACAAAATCGGCATTAATGACTCTTTTGCAGCTCGATTTTCCCATTGGACTTTCTGGTTCCATCACTATCCAGAGATAAAAACAACGTTAGTCTGTTTTGTTCTTTTCTTACTGTATAGTAATTTGATGCTTCATCGCTCGCCCAAAACAATCTCATTAAGTTAATCACCATGCAAATCCCGGAAGAAATTGAAGTCACACAACGTGTTAGAGAAATTATTGATAACTTAAAAGCCAAACGCGGCTACACGAAGAAACGTGTGTGTGATTTGTTGGGGATTGGTCAATCCACCTTAGACGATTATCTTAATGGCAAGTCGTCTTTTAAACTCGATACGTTGATCAAGCTATCGCAAATTAGTCGTTTAAGTCTTTCGGAGATCGTTGAAGGGACAAAAGAGTATGATTATCAACTGAAGACGTCTGAAGAGTTCAAACTGAAGGAGATTGCACGTAAGGGAATAGAACTTAGTTTAATTATTCTCGTTGCAATGTCTTCTGGCGTTTACTACCTAAGCTTTTTTGTCCTTGCGCTAATCGCGGTTTATTTTTTATCTAAAAAATCCTTAGGATCACAGTTTATTATTTTAACAATTGTCGCATCTACAATTATTGAACTGGGGTTTACTATCCCATTCAAGCTATTCATATACAATCAATATTCAGGATATTTCCAGAACAATACTATATACTCCATACACTTAATAATGGATTCAATTACTCTTACCTGCATTTGGAATTACCAAACTCTTGCATGCTATTTTCATAAATCTAGATCGTTAAAAGAAATACTGTCTCTTTTTGACAAATGCCATATTCACGCCCCGATGATAGTAGTCTATTTTGCTTTTTGCTTTGTCGACATTGCAGCTATTGTAGAAAATCAAATCCGAAATATGGAAAGACTTGGGCTTGACGAAACGTTGGCCTCTCAGTTTTATCATTGGCAATTTATTTACGACTACTATGCAACTGTCAAAGTTACGCTGATTTGTTGCACGGCTTTTTTACTCATCAGTAACCTGTCCATTATTAAATCAACTCAAAAGCGAGCCTCTGCGTAAGCAGTACCCATAGTCAGCTGGTGCAATTTTGCACCAGCGAGATTCAAAAACACTCCACGACGAACCTGAATGTCTTTGTTAATTTGTATTTGGCGACTACAGAACAACAATCGGGAGACTACAACAATGAGTTTGCTTCTTAAAATAACATCTGCAATTACGGTATTAATATGGAGCACGACAACGCGATGTGCTGAATCAGAAAAGCAAGCAATTGCCTCGCTGTTTACCAACTATATGGCTAAATAGTCGATTCTGAAAATCTCAGTTTTTTCAAAAAACTGAGATTTCCGATTTAGGTGACAACCGTCAATTTATCTAACCCATTAATTCTGTCTCATGCTGACTTTCGCGCTCCAAAGGCATAAAGAACCAGCATAAAATCCAGACGTAAAAAAACCTCAATAGGCTTAGGATTTTTCTCAAGTTTTGCCCGACACCCGCGAAGATTGCGTTTAATTTATCGCCCAATATGCCTCTCAAGCGGTTTAATCCCAAGTGGCCATCATTTTTCATGTGTCCGATGATGGGTTCTATGCCATTGCAGCGCTTGAGTTTTTTCTTACTCGCAGGTGTCACGCCGCGTTTTTGACCTGCAATAAAGACCTCGTAGCGCTCTGCCATATGACCCCGATAACCTCGGTCTACAAAGCAGGTAAACGGATGCACGTTGGCGACGTCTTCGACTATCCTCAAGGTGCGATACAAGGTGTCACCGTCATAAGGGTTACCGTGCATCGCATGACAGCACTGTATAAACTGTTCTTTCACCGTCGTTGCCACGCTGACCTTCACCCCAAACTCGTACGGTTTTGCACTTTTGCCTTTTGCTATGCATTCAACGTGTGGCTCATGCAGTGAGTACAGCTTCGATTTACTGAATTTATCTTGTTTTAACAGTGTTTCAGCTTGCCGGAGTTGAACGACCATCGCCGCTGAAGGGTCGGTATCTAACTTACGAAGAATGTCGCGGAACACACGGCCAAGATACGACTTTTGTTTTTTCAACGCCTTACGCATCCGCTTGTATTGTTTGGCATACGCATAGCGACTGACTGAGTTTGCGACCTTCACACCTGCTCTCGCATAGCTTTGTCGCAGTGTGATACCTGCGTGTTTGGCAAGGTCGACTAGTTTTTTCCAGCATCGTTCAAGCAGTTTACTGTCGGTTGGAAAGCTGATGTTCTTGTCCATCACGGTGCTATCCACCACCACTTCGCGCAAACTACTTTCTTTTACCGCGCCGACTTTTAGTCCGACATCGACGGTGAGCGACAACATTAATTCCGTACCTTGCTCGCCAATTCGCTTGCAAAAACGCACCATAGAACTTGGGTCACACGGCATATGATGGGTAAAAAACTGCATCCCAAAAAAATACTGCCAATAGGGATTTTCACACCACATGGCGACGGCTTTTTCATCCGAAAGCTTATGAATTTGTTTAAGATATTCCAATCCAGCCAGTAATCGAATCGGTTTTCCCAACGCGCCACTATCTGCACTGTAAAGTTGACCAAATTCGGCTTCTAAACGCTGCCAATCAATGGTGTGGGCCAACTTAACGAGTTCATGGTTACAAAGAATCATTGAACATCTCACTAGGCAACAAACTAGTTATGGTCCAATTAAATGATTTAAGTGGTCCAGCTTAAAACTATAACTGTCCCTATATAAAAGATCCCACTGGTTAAAAAGATCAGAATATGGATGTGCAAAATATCGGTCCTTTGAACCAAAGAAATTAGCAGGTTAAACCATTGATGATAATAACCTGAACCACTTAAATCATCATGATGAACCACCTAGTAAATAGCAGTTTCGTAGACTAACAAAGAGCTTAATGCTAAAGATACAAGAGGAAGGTTGCTTGCAAACTATTCGGCTGATGCAAGTATCGCACTGGTGAGTATCATACTGTTCAATTCGATACTTTTAAAAGCACAGTTCTTGAAAGGAGCAACTGCTGTTAACTACCACCTAAAAGGGATAATTATCCATATTAAAGCGCGTTTAACAGGATAATTATCCCTAGACAAAGCAGTAAGCTTAAAACTCAAACTTGAATAACTTTATTTTTAAGGGATAATTATCCGCATTAATGGGCAATTAACGGGATAATAATCCCTAGTGAGTTAAGCATGACAAGTGTAGCAGGCCACAAAAAGCTGTTTCCAAAGCAAAAGAAGATCCTTACTACGTTTGGTGAAGACTTATTTCTCGCCATGAAACGCCGAGAATTCACCAAGTCATTGGTAGCAGAGCGGACAGGGTTAGACCCTAAAACCATCACTAAAGTATTCAACGGCGACCCAGGTGTTGCTATAGGCACGTACTTAAAAGTGATGGCGGTGTTTGGCATGGAAAGTAATTTTGCAGATATGGCTGGGCACGATGAGTTGGGAAGTAAACTTCAAGACTTGAAGTTATTGGAGAAAAAGCGATGAGTCGAGTAACGACTGAAGTTTATGCTTCTTGGTTTCCAATAAAAGAACCTATTTTAGCTGGCCACCTTTTATTTCAGGAAACATCACGAGGTGGCGTATTTAGCTTTGAATACGATAAAGCATTCTTAACATCTCCGTTTCGCATGCAGCTTGACCCGTCACTGACATTAACTTCTGGCGAGCATTACAACGATAGAAGTGATAAGAATTTCCGCGTGTTTTTAGACTCTTGCCCAGACCGTTGGGGCGAGTTATTAATGAAGCGGCGTGCAGCTCTCGATTTTAAAAATGGCCACAGAGAGACCGCCAGAATGACAGCCATGGATTATTTACTTGGCGTTCATGACTCATATCGAATGGGCGGTTTACGATTCAAAACAAAGTCAGAAGGCAATTTCTTAGATGATAATGCTGAGTATGCTGCACCGTCCATGGCGTCACTTAAACAACTAGAATATGCCTCAATGATGATCGAAAACGATGAAAACATTGATAGCGACGAGTATTACCGTTGGCTAAGCATGCTTATTGCGCCAGGCTCCTCATTAGGTGGTGCTCGGCCTAAAGCATGTGTGCATGATGATAACAATGATTTATGGATAGCCAAGTTTCCCAATAGTAACGACACGACAGATGTCGGCGCTTGGGAAATGGTCTGCCATAAGTTAGCCCTTGATTCTGGCATTGATATGTATCCATGTGACATTCAAAAGTTTAACTCTACTCATCACACTTTTATTACTAAACGATTTGACCGAGATAGAGGCCAACGAATACACTTTTCATCAGCCATGACGCAGCTTCAGTACTATGACGGCAGAGGTGAAACAGAAGATGCAAGTTATCTAGAGCTAGCAGAGTTCCTAACCGTAAATGGCTCCCAAACTCAAAAAGATTTAGCGCAGTTGTGGCGCCGTATTGTGTTTAATATTGCGGTATCTAATACCGATGACCATTTACGTAATCACGGCTTCTTGCTAACCAAAAAAGGATGGGCACTGTCACCTGCTTATGATTTAAACCCGTCTATTGATAAGACCGGCTTACACCTAAACATAGATGACATGTCAAATGAGCTAGATTATGGTTTGGCATTTAGTGTGGCTGATTACTTTAACTTGAAAGAATCGGAGGCTAAGAAAATCTATGACGAAGTGATGCTCTCAGTGAATAACTGGGAAGCGATAGCGTCAGATATTGGTATTAGCAGGCAAGAGCAGCTTGGAATGCAAGAAGCATTTAGAGTTTAGAATATTCACAATACTGGTTTTCGAGTTCAAACATTGCATGAGCAGAAAATAGTCATAGATTTCCTTCGTGCGCAACTATCTATATAAAAAAGTAGATAGTTGCGCGTGAAGCGCTCTAGGTGAAACTATCTTTAGATTTACCATCGAGCATAAATAAGAGAGTCGATGTGCCGATAGGTATCTCGCATATTTTCTATGCTGCCTTCAAGCAGCATATCGATAGGCCTTCTTCCTTTAAACTGGCCATTATAGTTTTTCAGCGACATAAAGTTATCGACATTGGCTTGGTTGTTAAATGACATTCGAATCAATTGATAGATGTTTAGAAT is part of the Pseudoalteromonas xiamenensis genome and encodes:
- a CDS encoding helix-turn-helix domain-containing protein — translated: MQTCEELEVTQRVREIIDELKARRGYTKKRVCDLLGIGQSTLDDYLNGKSSFKLDTLIKLSQISRLSLSDIVEGTKNYDRQLHETSDLKIKQLIRKGIELSFIVLLGSMIGANFLLLVIPLLVVFTFLSRKEPHGQLFSAFILILSVFELGLTIPFERYIYGQYSSFIQNSTIFSIHLLMDIITFVCIRNYQTISLFILYRKPLKERLVYFNTSSILSPLLFTYLIFCLTDAIALAENLIRHLDKIGINDSFAARFSHWTFWFHHYPEIKTTLVCFVLFLLYSNLMLHRSPKTISLS
- a CDS encoding TonB-dependent siderophore receptor, which gives rise to MTHQRFKLSALFIATSAIFSTPTFADEAKDQDIEKIAVLGDKPSNYLGIEAQTASKLGIAIKDTPQSVRVVTRALMDDFSLDDVNQVLETTPGISVEKIETDRTYYKARGFDITNFQVDGLGLPQERGSLQGTLDTAIYQRVEVVMGANGMMTGAGNPSATVNFIRKRPTDNAQASLSLTVGSWSNRRIDADVSGRINDAVAARAVVVSQVRDSYLDRYSVNRNVFYGITEFNLSEDTTLTTSITYQKNDADSPLWGALPLFDSEGNATNLDVSTSTASNWAFWNNTSKQAFVELEHYLGGDWTLFARYAHAQTEQDSELFYVYGTPDAKTGLGLTGYASDYQLEDKQNLFDVYAQGSFDLFGQNHLIAAGASQAKMAYNEQSLYDFTTGNGFPAMPNLSTWDGYAPRPTLVDGITGSQIDSRQRSEYVSVRFSIRDDLKLLTGLRHTDWETVGAAYQVNKGREDSDTTHYLGAIYTINEDLNVYGSYTETFAPQFEQGLDGNALSPIEGDTREIGLKTEFFNDNLMLNIALFDAEQLNIAVADVENSTPDNSVYKAAPGIQSRGYEIELSGDLGFGVSANLGYTYTNIDVADSIDAGNTEAELVKNYTPKQVFKLAAKYDVAALEGLTFGMNMRWQDDISRVQVQSPRVVTEQKAYALVNFMASYQISPTVDLTFNANNVFDKKYINSLYWAQGFYGAPRNYSLTLNWAL
- a CDS encoding helix-turn-helix domain-containing protein, with the protein product MQSPEEYEVTLRIHTIIKELKARRGYTKKKISELLGIGLTTLDDHLNGTSSFRLGTLIKFAQISRTRLGDILEGTKEFDQELKKDTQHEEAIEPIKSQNS
- a CDS encoding helix-turn-helix domain-containing protein, with the protein product MQIPEEIEVTQRVREIIDNLKAKRGYTKKRVCDLLGIGQSTLDDYLNGKSSFKLDTLIKLSQISRLSLSEIVEGTKEYDYQLKTSEEFKLKEIARKGIELSLIILVAMSSGVYYLSFFVLALIAVYFLSKKSLGSQFIILTIVASTIIELGFTIPFKLFIYNQYSGYFQNNTIYSIHLIMDSITLTCIWNYQTLACYFHKSRSLKEILSLFDKCHIHAPMIVVYFAFCFVDIAAIVENQIRNMERLGLDETLASQFYHWQFIYDYYATVKVTLICCTAFLLISNLSIIKSTQKRASA
- a CDS encoding IS5 family transposase — translated: MILCNHELVKLAHTIDWQRLEAEFGQLYSADSGALGKPIRLLAGLEYLKQIHKLSDEKAVAMWCENPYWQYFFGMQFFTHHMPCDPSSMVRFCKRIGEQGTELMLSLTVDVGLKVGAVKESSLREVVVDSTVMDKNISFPTDSKLLERCWKKLVDLAKHAGITLRQSYARAGVKVANSVSRYAYAKQYKRMRKALKKQKSYLGRVFRDILRKLDTDPSAAMVVQLRQAETLLKQDKFSKSKLYSLHEPHVECIAKGKSAKPYEFGVKVSVATTVKEQFIQCCHAMHGNPYDGDTLYRTLRIVEDVANVHPFTCFVDRGYRGHMAERYEVFIAGQKRGVTPASKKKLKRCNGIEPIIGHMKNDGHLGLNRLRGILGDKLNAIFAGVGQNLRKILSLLRFFYVWILCWFFMPLERESQHETELMG
- a CDS encoding PepSY-associated TM helix domain-containing protein gives rise to the protein MKKTLHLWHRYLGLLVAIPLLVISLTGSVLVFKEEIDHWLMPELAKVDAQVGARLPYDQLRTLLTNRFRHYEIGSWEIFDDGHTADRIYLIKHGTLDWYKVYLDQYQGTVRSEPVPVNFYLTDWLLDLHYKFLIGETGLWITGVVSIILLFMGISGLVIYRQFWKKFFSLRLNVKRTAFFSDLHKLTGIWSAPILFVLGFTGAYWNISEIIHHQFEHHDEEKVVTGPLYNQALSLDAMAKNAQTQMGGFRATYLLFPFEEGRQITFFGEVGNIGVLSSEYSSTVTFNKDTGALEPNFDIREAPVFFTVVDSFRKLHFGYFAGFPSKMIWCLIGLTPLIFTITGCYLWLRRRKPQQSRKQVPLSAQM
- a CDS encoding type II toxin-antitoxin system HipA family toxin; this translates as MSRVTTEVYASWFPIKEPILAGHLLFQETSRGGVFSFEYDKAFLTSPFRMQLDPSLTLTSGEHYNDRSDKNFRVFLDSCPDRWGELLMKRRAALDFKNGHRETARMTAMDYLLGVHDSYRMGGLRFKTKSEGNFLDDNAEYAAPSMASLKQLEYASMMIENDENIDSDEYYRWLSMLIAPGSSLGGARPKACVHDDNNDLWIAKFPNSNDTTDVGAWEMVCHKLALDSGIDMYPCDIQKFNSTHHTFITKRFDRDRGQRIHFSSAMTQLQYYDGRGETEDASYLELAEFLTVNGSQTQKDLAQLWRRIVFNIAVSNTDDHLRNHGFLLTKKGWALSPAYDLNPSIDKTGLHLNIDDMSNELDYGLAFSVADYFNLKESEAKKIYDEVMLSVNNWEAIASDIGISRQEQLGMQEAFRV
- a CDS encoding transcriptional regulator, yielding MTSVAGHKKLFPKQKKILTTFGEDLFLAMKRREFTKSLVAERTGLDPKTITKVFNGDPGVAIGTYLKVMAVFGMESNFADMAGHDELGSKLQDLKLLEKKR